Within bacterium, the genomic segment GATGCGCCAGGAGTACGTCTCGAGCTGGCACGGCCGCTACCGCCAGCGCCCCAAAAGCTGCGCCCTGTTCGAACACGAGTACGGCGTAGGCCGCGGCGAGGACGACTGGCGCGACGCCGCCCAACAGGTCGAGCAGTGCCTGCGGACCTTCTACGGCTCCGCGGTGTACGAGCGCTTACTCGAGCTGCCGCGTCAGGCCTGGCTCGAGGCCGAGGAGTGGGCCCACTTCTTCGTCGACGGCGTCAAGGTGTGGGTCAAACTGGACTGCGCCTACCGGGGAGAGGGCGACCGCGTTATCATCTACGACTGGAAGACCGGCAAGCGGATGACGGAGGACACGTCGCTGCAGCTGAGCTGCTACGCGCTGTACGCGAGTCACCGCTGGCGCGCCGACCCCGCGGCGGTCGTCGCCCGCGAATACAACCTCTACCACGACGACGAGCGCGAGTTCCCGGTCCGGCCCGAAGATTTAGAATCGACGCTCACGCGGATGCGGGCGTCGTTCGACGACATGCGCGCGCTGCTGGCGGACGCGGAGAACAACGAACCGCTGGCGGAGGAGCAGTTCGTCCGCACCGAGGACCCGGGCCGCTGCGGCACCTGCAAGTTCCTCAAGGTCTGCCGACCGGAACCGCCGCCGGAAGCCGGCGCCGCGGAAGAAAAAAAATAAAAAAACCGGCCTTTAACCGGTTCTTATTCCGTAAGAAATCGAATCGGGATTACTTTACTTCGTTTTCGGGAATACCCGCCATTTTGATTATCGCCTTTTGCATCCCTAGTTTAAGCGCCCTATTACCATGGACGGGAACCGTGATAACTCGCGGTTCCCCTTCCTTTTTCAAATATAATGGCTCCCGTGAACGCGCGCTACGCGCCAGCCGAAGCGCTCCAACAGCCGTACTACCTCCTTACCGCGTAAGGCCTTCATACCGCCAGCTCGACGACCTCCACGCCCGCCTCCGCGGGAGCCTCAACGTTCGCCGCGAGGAGATAACCTTCTATCGCCTCGCGGACGTTGGCCATAAGCTCATCGCGCGTCTCGCCCTGTGAAAAGCACCCGGGCAACCCCGGTACCTCGGCCCAATAGCCGCCCTCTTCCGCCTCGTGCACGATTATTTTTATCTTCACGTCGACCTCCTGTAACGCTAAACAATTATACCTTATAGCTCGAGCCGATGCTATAATCTCTTAAAGCGGCCAGACCTAAAGGTCAGGCCCTACGAAAACGCCGCCCGATTCACGGCCTCACCTCCGTAACGCGCGATAAACCGTTTGGGAAGTAACACGTAGGGCCGTACCTTCAATATCCCATCCTAGACAGCGGGCTTAAGCCCGCTGTCTAAACCGTGCGGAGATCGGACCGTCCGCCCCTTCGCCTTCGCAATCAGTGATAGGCCGTTCGGGAAGTAACACGTGTGGCCGGAATACGTAGGGCCGTACCTTTAGGTGCGGCCGCCGGTAAAATAAAAATGTGTACCGCAGTAAGGCCAATTGAAAACATGACCAGCCCCCGAAGCCCAAAATACGGAACACGTCGCGTCGCGACACGGCTAGCGGGGTTCGAGTATCGCGGGCCGTTTCGGTATTTCATAACGTTAACGGCGTATAAGGAAAAGCCTTTTTTCGCGGACGAGGCTACGGTCAAAGAAACCATCCGGGCCCTTTCCGAAACCGCCGGCCGTTACGGTTTCGACGTACTCTGTTATTGTTTCATGCCTGAACACGCACACCTCCTACTTGAAGGCGGCCCGACGAGCGACCTCCGCGAGTTCGTTCGCTTATTCAAACAGAAGAGTTCTTACCGGCATAAACGTTCGGCGGGAGACCCTTTGTGGCAGCGGGGTTACTACGACCGCGTACTCCGCGAAGACGAAGATTCGTTAGTCGTCGCGCGATACATTTTGGCTAATCCGGTCCGCCGCGGGTTAACGGATAACGCGGCTTCTTACCCTAACTCCGGATCGTTCGTATGTTCGGTGCCGGACATATTATACTCGGTTATGGTAGGCAACAAGTAAGGCCGTACTTCCAGCCGCACCCACGAAAAGCGGCGGCCAGACCTAAAGGTCAGGCCCTACGAAAACGACACCCGAGCCGCCGGGACCGGAACCGGCAGAAGAACAGTGGGAGGAATGATGGACTTCAAAGAATTAGACGAAATGTGGCACAACATCCGCGAGCGGCACGCCGCCGAGGACGAAGGCCTTGCGCCGGACCAAATCGTCGCGCGCGACAACCGCGAGTTCGCCGCGTTCTGCGAGGAGTTGGGCCTGCGCCGCCCGGCATCCGCAGGGACT encodes:
- a CDS encoding PD-(D/E)XK nuclease family protein, with the translated sequence MRQEYVSSWHGRYRQRPKSCALFEHEYGVGRGEDDWRDAAQQVEQCLRTFYGSAVYERLLELPRQAWLEAEEWAHFFVDGVKVWVKLDCAYRGEGDRVIIYDWKTGKRMTEDTSLQLSCYALYASHRWRADPAAVVAREYNLYHDDEREFPVRPEDLESTLTRMRASFDDMRALLADAENNEPLAEEQFVRTEDPGRCGTCKFLKVCRPEPPPEAGAAEEKK
- a CDS encoding type II toxin-antitoxin system HicB family antitoxin; the encoded protein is MKIKIIVHEAEEGGYWAEVPGLPGCFSQGETRDELMANVREAIEGYLLAANVEAPAEAGVEVVELAV
- a CDS encoding transposase, encoding MTSPRSPKYGTRRVATRLAGFEYRGPFRYFITLTAYKEKPFFADEATVKETIRALSETAGRYGFDVLCYCFMPEHAHLLLEGGPTSDLREFVRLFKQKSSYRHKRSAGDPLWQRGYYDRVLREDEDSLVVARYILANPVRRGLTDNAASYPNSGSFVCSVPDILYSVMVGNK